The Psychromonas sp. MME1 genome window below encodes:
- the asnB gene encoding asparagine synthase B, whose amino-acid sequence MCSIFGVLDIKSDPFALRQQAIEMSKLLRHRGPDWSGVYSSEKAILVHERLSIVDVNTGAQPLYNQNNTHILAVNGEIYNHKDLEKELTCGYQFKTKSDCEIILGLYEEKGNAFLDDLNGIFAFCLYDAEKDRYLIGRDHMGIIPLYMGWDEHGNFYVASEMKALTPICTKVQEFPPGHFLDSEIGELTKYYTRDWMTYEGVKDNGGSPEEIGAALEASVKRQLMCDVPYGVLLSGGLDSSVISAVTQKFAKQRVEDDDQTGAWWPQLHSFSVGLEGSPDLAAAQKVADSLGTVHHPIIFTVQNGIDALREVIYHIETYDVTTIRASTPMYLMARKIKAMGIKMVLSGEGADEIFAGYLYFHKAPNAKELHEELNRKLNKLHMFDCLRANKSMAAWGIEARVPFLDKEFMDVAMRTNPELKMIKDGRIEKNILRQAFDGKLLDEVLWRQKEQFSDGVGYNWIDSLKEHIETQVSDQQLANAKFKFPINTPDTKEAYFYRSIFAEHFPLDSAAECVPHGKSVACSTVEALAWDESFLKNADPSGRAAGIHNDAYQQK is encoded by the coding sequence ATGTGTTCTATTTTTGGTGTGCTCGACATTAAAAGCGATCCCTTCGCCTTGCGCCAACAAGCAATTGAAATGTCTAAACTGCTTCGTCACCGTGGCCCAGATTGGTCTGGAGTCTATTCTTCTGAGAAAGCAATTCTTGTTCATGAGCGTCTTTCTATCGTAGATGTTAATACAGGTGCACAGCCTTTATACAATCAAAATAATACACATATCCTAGCGGTAAATGGCGAAATATATAACCATAAAGATTTAGAAAAAGAGTTAACTTGTGGTTATCAATTTAAAACAAAATCTGATTGTGAAATTATTCTTGGTTTATACGAAGAAAAAGGTAATGCATTTTTAGACGACCTAAATGGTATTTTCGCCTTCTGCTTATATGATGCAGAAAAAGATAGATACTTAATCGGTCGTGACCACATGGGTATCATTCCTCTATATATGGGCTGGGATGAGCATGGTAACTTCTATGTTGCTTCAGAAATGAAAGCATTAACGCCTATTTGTACCAAAGTACAAGAATTCCCTCCAGGTCATTTTCTAGATAGCGAAATTGGTGAATTAACAAAATATTATACTCGTGATTGGATGACTTACGAAGGGGTTAAAGATAATGGCGGCAGCCCAGAAGAGATCGGTGCAGCGTTAGAAGCGTCAGTAAAACGCCAGTTAATGTGTGATGTACCTTATGGTGTATTGCTATCAGGTGGTTTAGACTCTTCAGTTATCTCCGCGGTTACGCAAAAATTTGCTAAGCAACGTGTTGAAGATGATGATCAAACTGGTGCATGGTGGCCTCAACTTCACTCATTTTCAGTGGGTCTAGAGGGTTCACCAGACCTTGCAGCGGCACAAAAAGTAGCTGATTCTCTCGGGACTGTACATCACCCCATTATTTTTACCGTACAAAATGGTATAGATGCATTACGCGAAGTTATTTACCACATTGAAACCTATGATGTAACCACTATCCGCGCTTCAACACCGATGTATTTAATGGCACGTAAAATTAAAGCAATGGGCATCAAAATGGTTCTTTCAGGTGAAGGTGCTGATGAAATATTTGCAGGCTACCTATACTTCCATAAAGCACCAAATGCAAAAGAGCTTCACGAAGAGTTAAACCGTAAACTAAACAAACTACACATGTTTGACTGTCTACGCGCAAACAAATCAATGGCAGCTTGGGGAATTGAAGCACGCGTACCTTTCCTAGATAAAGAGTTCATGGATGTGGCAATGCGTACTAATCCTGAACTAAAAATGATCAAAGATGGGCGTATTGAGAAAAATATCCTTCGTCAAGCATTTGATGGTAAATTACTCGATGAAGTATTATGGCGTCAAAAAGAACAATTCTCTGATGGCGTTGGTTACAACTGGATTGATTCGTTAAAAGAACATATCGAAACACAGGTATCGGATCAACAATTAGCGAATGCTAAATTTAAGTTCCCAATCAATACACCAGATACCAAAGAAGCGTACTTCTACCGTAGCATTTTTGCAGAACACTTCCCACTTGATAGTGCTGCTGAATGTGTACCTCATGGTAAATCTGTCGCCTGTTCAACGGTTGAAGCTTTGGCTTGGGATGAAAGTTTCCTAAAAAATGCGGATCCATCAGGTCGTGCTGCGGGTATCCATAATGATGCTTACCAACAAAAATAG